AATTTTGGAAAAATTTGAGCTAAATTTTCTTCAACTTGCGAAGAATTTTCACTAGAATTAATTTTAGCGGCAAAATCTAAAGCTCGATATAAATGATTTTTAACTAAATCCGAATTTTCCTCAGAAAAATTTGATACTATCGTATTAAAATTAGAGATTGCTTCTTCTATTTTTTCTGTAATTTTTTGTAATGCAAAGTTAAAATCTGCTTTCAAAAACTTTCTAGAATCATAAAAAGAAACAGGAGATAAAACAAAATCTGAATATGCAGATTCTTGGTCAGTTATTTGCTGTCTTGCTCTAAATTTAATAATAAAATTTTGATTTAAATCATCAAAATTTAAATCAACAAAGTCAAAAACTGGCGAACTAGTTTTTTGATTTTGCTGTGCAAATTTAACAAGTTGTTTTGAGTCTTGGCTAAAATAATAAGGAATCAAGTAATCATCAAGTTTAATAGTATTTTTAAGAGTATTTCCGTCAAATAATAAACTTTTGATTGCTAAAAAATCGCTATTTTCGCTTATTTTTTCAGGATTAAATGCAACATATTTTACTTTCTTTACAAATTGTTGGACTTCTTCGCGTGGATGTTTTCCGTTATATTTAAATGTAAAGCTAATTCCGGCTGCTATTCCAACAAAAGCTAATCCTGTGAGAAAAGAAGACAAAATTAATACTTTTCTTTTATTTTTTTTAACTTGGGCTACAAAACTTGATGAATTCATACACCACTCCTAAATTTTAATAAATTATAGCATATTTTGCCTTTTTGGCTAGAACTGCTGCTATTATTAATTTTATGATTAAAAATAAAAACAAATTTATTTTTCAAACATAAAATAAGAAAATTAGCAACTTTTTTGGTTAATTTGCTAAAAAAGTAAATAAAATTTTGCTTTTGCTTTAGTAAGTTATGCTATAATTTTACCTTATTTAATTTAAATCTCTTTTTTATTTTAATATTTTAAAACATAAAAACTCTTAGATCATGCCAAACTCACTTAATTTAATATCACTTTTAACTAAAAGAATTACTGATTTTTTATCTATCTACGGTTTTGAACACATTAAATCTGATGAACTGACAACTTTTGAGAAAAATTTTGTAAAGCTAAATATTGACAAATCACACCCTGCTTTTGACCCAACACAAAGTCTTGTTTTTGATAGTCAAAATTTGTTGGCCACTCATAAAACTGGCGTTTCAATTGAAGCAATTGCAAAATATCCTAATCAAGAGCGAGCTTTTTTTTCTTTTGGAAAAGTTTTTCGAAACGACGAAGAAGACTCAACTCATTCTCATCAGTTTAATCAATTAGATTTAGTTGCGACCGGAAAATACACTGTCTCACATCTCAAAGGATTGCTTAGTGATTTGCTTGAATTTGTTTTTGAAACAAAATTAGAAACCCGTTTTCGCCCATCATATTTTCCATTTACACAACCTTCTTTTGAAGTAGATATTTTTTATCAAGGGCGTTGAATTGAGGTTTTAGGATGTGGACTTTTACACCCAAAAGTTATGAAAAATGCTGGATTTACTGATAAAAATATTTGCGGAATTGCCGCTGGAATTGGAATTGAAAGACTAGCGGCTATTAAATTCGGAATAAGTGATATTCGTGAATTTTACAAAAATGATTTACGTTTTTTAAAACAATTTTGATAGGTAAAAAAATGCTTTTTTCATTAAGAAGATTAAAAAAAATAGCTAATATTGATCATATTAGCGACGAAAAAGTGATTGATGCTTTGATTAGTCTTAGTTTTGAAGTTGATAAAATTTCAAAACTAAACGAAATTTCCGGCATAAAATTCGGAAATATTCTTGAAGTTAAAAAAAATGAAAATGCTGACAATTTACTAATTTGTCAAGTTGAGTTTGACGACAAAATAAGACAAATTCAAACTGCAGCAAAAAATGTCCAAAAAGACAAGCAAGTTTTAGCTTTTGTTCCTGGTTCGACAAACGGAAAAATGACTTTTGAAGCTAAAAAATTACGCGGTCACATTTCTGAAGGAATGCTAGTTTCGGCTAGTGAATTAGGTTTTAGTTCTAAACTTTTAAGTCCAGAACTAGACCAAGGAGTTCTGGTTTTTGATCCAATTTTTGATCTAAAACAAAATCCACTTGAAATTTTAGAATTATCTGACCTAATTTTAGATATCAAACTTTTATGAAACCGGCCTGATGCAAATTCTTATTTAGTAATAGCAATTGAACTTGCTGCTTTTTTTGGAACAAAATTGGATTTGGTATTTGATAAACTAAATTTTGACAGCAAAAGCAAATCAAATTTAGAAATTTTTACTGAAAAATCTGAGTCAAAAGTTGCTGCTATTGAAATTGAAAAAGTTCCAAATCTTGGCTTAGTTGATATTTTTTTACTTTTAAAATCAGGGGTTAAAATTACTGATTTAAGCCAAAATTTTGCTAATTTTGTCTTAATTTACACTGGTCAGCCATCTTATTTTTTACAAACAAACAAAGATCAAAACCAGATTAAATTAATTTATCAAGATACAAAATTACCTGAAATTCAAAATTCATTTGCTACTTTTCAATTTTGAAATAATGATGAACTAATATTAATTCCTGAAATATTTCAAAAACCAATTGACAAAGATCAAAATTTATACTTAATAATGCCTAAATTTGACTCAGCAAAAATTAGGCAAATTAATCATAATTTTAATTTAAGCAGTCCCTCAGCAAGACAATTGGCAAAAAATTACAGTCAAGGAACAACACTTTTAAGCTTGATTTTTTTAGAATTTTTCCTTGAAAAACACGGAATTAATTTTTCTGCGCCAATTAATTTTGACAAAAATCAATTTAGCCAAACACCTAGCATTAATTTTGGACTTCAAGAGGTTCAGAATATTTTAGGAATCGAACTTGAGCAAAAAGATTTTGAAAAAATTAACCTAATTCTCAAAAAAATCTATTATAATTTTAATTCTGACAGTTTTTTAGCACCGTTTTATCGTGTTGACATTGAATTTTTTGCCGATTATGCTGCCGATTTTCTTAGATTTTATGGACTTGAAAAATTAGGAAACAAAAAATTAGCTAAAGTAGAACAATCAATTTCTGTTATTGATCCAAAACCAATTCAGCTAAAAACTTTAGGTTATTTTGAAGCTAATTCATTCCTTTTAATTTCCCAATCAGAAAATTTTAATCCATTAAATTTAAAAACTCAAACCTTATCAACTTATACATCCCAAGAACATACAACAATTAGATATTCACTTGCTTGACAATTAGCAAAAATTGTAAAATATAATGTTAAGCGAAAAATGAATGATATTAGTCTTTATGAAACAGGCTCTGTCTCTGAGAAATATCAAGTTTTTGCCATGGCTTCGACAGTTTATAATCTTGAAACTCTAAAAGATCATTTAAAAATTTTATACAGTGATAAGTTTAGTTTTAAGCCTGCCCAATCTGAGTTTCTAAATCCATCAATGTCCCAATTTATTTATTGAAATAATATTTTAGTTGGCTGAGTTGGGCAAATAAGTGAAAAATATGATTACCAAAACATCAATTTTCTTGAAATAATTGTTTCAAAAATTGATTTTGAACATAAAAATAAACCTGTTAAGTTCGAACCATACGATAATTCGCAACTTAAATATCGAGATATTACGCTATCTTTAGAAAAAAATGATATTCCTGACACTTATTTAGATGTTATTAAAAAAATTCCAGAAATTTTTTCAATAAAATTAAAAGATTATGTTATAATTAATAATCGCCAGAAAATTACTTACAGAGTAACTGGAACTGACAAGGTTTGTCAGGAAATAGATAAATTTTATAAATAATTTCTTCTATTTTTAAAGGAAAAAAATGGCTATAGTTCCGAAGCGAAAAACCTCAAAACAAAGAAAACATAAACGAAATTCTCATTCAGCATTAACATTGCCAAACCTTGTGAATTGCAGCAATTGTTCTAATAAACAATTACAACATCATGTTTGTCAATTTTGTGGATTTTATAAGAATCGTAAAGTTATAAATTTCCGCGCAATCAATGATAAACATTAACAAGAAAATTTTTAAAAAATTTTCTTGTTAAAATAAAATTTTATAGTATAATTACTTTTGGTTTTATTTTGCCGATTTAGCTCAGCGGTAGAGCAGCTGGCTGTTAACCAGTTGGTCGCAGGTTCGATCCCCGCAATCGGCGCCATTGGCCCGTTGGTGAAGCGGTTAACACACATGGTTTTCATCCATGGATTCACGGGTTCGAGTCCCGTACGGGTCACCAAAGTTTGGAAGATTAGCTCAGCTGGGAGAGCAACGCCCTTACAAGGCGAAGGTCAGGGGTTCAAGTCCCTTATCTTCCACCATTAGCCACTTTAGCTCAGCAGGCAGAGCAGTCGCCTTGTAAGCGAAAGGTCGTAGGTTCGATTCCTATAAGTGGCACCAACTTTTTAGATAGAGTTTCTAAGTTATGCGCGCAAGTGGTGAAATGGCAGACACGCTAGATTTAGGCTCTAGTGCCTTCGGGCGTAAGGGTTCAAGTCCCTTCTTGCGCACCAACTTAAGATCAACTTTTAGTTGATTTTTTTATTTTTATAGTAATGGTTACATTCCTTTATAAGCCAAAAAATATTAGTTCTGCGACTTTTTTAAGAAAATGAGCAAAAATAAACTCAATTAAAAAAGCAGGTCACTCAGGAACTCTAGATCCTTTTGCATCTGGTTTGTTATTAGTCGCTACTGATGATGATACAAAATTATTACCTTATTTAGATCAAAAAAACAAAACTTACATTGCGCAAGTTAATTTCGGTTTTTATTCAACAACTTTTGATATAGATGGGGAAATTTTTGCCTGTAAATCCACAACTTGAGTCACAAAAACAGCGCTCGAGTCCAAATTGCTAGAATTAGAGCAACAAGAATTACAGGTTCCGCCAATTTATTCAAGTAAAAAAATTAGCGGCAAACGTGCTTATGAATATGCGCGAAATGGTAAAGATATAGAATTAGCGCCTATTAAAATAAAAATATCTAAAACCATTTTATTAGAATTTAATGAAAAAAAACAAATCGCAACAATACTCTGAGAAGTTTCAAAAGGTTGTTATATTCGTTCACTGGCTAACGATTTAGGTAAAATGCTAAAAACCGGTGGATATTTGTCCGAATTAGAACGTGTTAAAATCGGTAATTTTGATTTTTCATTTGTTAATTTGCCTTTGAAAATACAGAATTTTCTTGATTTTCCGCAAATTTTGCTTAATTCAGATCAACTTATTGAACTTTTTCAAGGTAAAAAAATTAATTATTTTAC
This sequence is a window from Mesomycoplasma ovipneumoniae. Protein-coding genes within it:
- a CDS encoding phenylalanine--tRNA ligase subunit beta — protein: MLFSLRRLKKIANIDHISDEKVIDALISLSFEVDKISKLNEISGIKFGNILEVKKNENADNLLICQVEFDDKIRQIQTAAKNVQKDKQVLAFVPGSTNGKMTFEAKKLRGHISEGMLVSASELGFSSKLLSPELDQGVLVFDPIFDLKQNPLEILELSDLILDIKLLWNRPDANSYLVIAIELAAFFGTKLDLVFDKLNFDSKSKSNLEIFTEKSESKVAAIEIEKVPNLGLVDIFLLLKSGVKITDLSQNFANFVLIYTGQPSYFLQTNKDQNQIKLIYQDTKLPEIQNSFATFQFWNNDELILIPEIFQKPIDKDQNLYLIMPKFDSAKIRQINHNFNLSSPSARQLAKNYSQGTTLLSLIFLEFFLEKHGINFSAPINFDKNQFSQTPSINFGLQEVQNILGIELEQKDFEKINLILKKIYYNFNSDSFLAPFYRVDIEFFADYAADFLRFYGLEKLGNKKLAKVEQSISVIDPKPIQLKTLGYFEANSFLLISQSENFNPLNLKTQTLSTYTSQEHTTIRYSLAWQLAKIVKYNVKRKMNDISLYETGSVSEKYQVFAMASTVYNLETLKDHLKILYSDKFSFKPAQSEFLNPSMSQFIYWNNILVGWVGQISEKYDYQNINFLEIIVSKIDFEHKNKPVKFEPYDNSQLKYRDITLSLEKNDIPDTYLDVIKKIPEIFSIKLKDYVIINNRQKITYRVTGTDKVCQEIDKFYK
- the truB gene encoding tRNA pseudouridine(55) synthase TruB; translated protein: MVTFLYKPKNISSATFLRKWAKINSIKKAGHSGTLDPFASGLLLVATDDDTKLLPYLDQKNKTYIAQVNFGFYSTTFDIDGEIFACKSTTWVTKTALESKLLELEQQELQVPPIYSSKKISGKRAYEYARNGKDIELAPIKIKISKTILLEFNEKKQIATILWEVSKGCYIRSLANDLGKMLKTGGYLSELERVKIGNFDFSFVNLPLKIQNFLDFPQILLNSDQLIELFQGKKINYFTKDSEFIQLVFDEHLVGFGKIINNELIPTKIFGNKVKNLIKI
- the rpmF gene encoding 50S ribosomal protein L32, translated to MAIVPKRKTSKQRKHKRNSHSALTLPNLVNCSNCSNKQLQHHVCQFCGFYKNRKVINFRAINDKH